Proteins co-encoded in one Maylandia zebra isolate NMK-2024a linkage group LG16, Mzebra_GT3a, whole genome shotgun sequence genomic window:
- the LOC105941456 gene encoding olfactory receptor 6N2-like yields MNAEMNITYITFGGHVEVEKYRYIYFVIMFMVYGLIICSNSTIVWVIIVQKSLHEPMYIFIAALLVNSVVLSTVIYPKLLIDFLSEKQIILYHACLFQVFMFYVLSSSEFLLLSAMAYDRYVSICKPLQYPTIMRRTRVSIFLIMSWFLPAIQIVVPVLRNSITPLCNFTLKGIFCNNSVNHLYCVTSKELSIYGMVVLFNGALFPMLFILFTYIKIIIVACQSCGNVRKKAAQTCLPHVLVLINYSCLVTYDMVIVRLESEFPKTARFIMTLQFITYNPLCNPIIYGLKMKEISKNLKRLFS; encoded by the coding sequence ATGAATGCTGAAATGAATATAACATATATAACTTTTGGTGGTCATGTGGAAGTGGAGAAatacagatatatttattttgtaattatgtTTATGGTATACGGTCTAATAATTTGCAGCAATTCCACTATTGTGTGGGTCATCATAGTTCAAAAAAGCCTTCATGAGCCTATGTACATTTTCATTGCTGCTTTGTTAgtgaattctgttgttttgagcACTGTCATCTACCCGAAGCTTTTGATTGACTTCTTATCTGAAAAACAGATTATTTTGTATCACGCCTGTCTTTTTCAAGTattcatgttttatgttttaagcAGTTCAGAATTCTTACTGCTGTCAGCCATGGCTTATGACAGATATGTGTCTATATGTAAACCTCTGCAATATCCAACTATCATGAGAAGAACAAGAGTCAGTATTTTCCTGATAATGTCCTGGTTTTTACCTGCTATTCAGATTGTAGTGCCAGTACTAAGAAATTCTATTACACCACTCTGTAACTTTACTTTGAAAGGTATATTTTGTAACAATTCTGTAAATCATCTTTATTGTGTAACTTCAAAAGAACTATCTATATATGGTATGGTTGTTCTATTTAATGGTGCACTTTTCCCCATgctttttatactttttacaTACATAAAGATAATTATAGTTGCCTGTCAGAGTTgtggaaatgtcagaaaaaaagcTGCACAAACCTGTTTGCCTCATGTGCTAGTTCTAATTAACTATTCTTGTTTGGTTACTTATGATATGGTTATAGTTAGACTGGAATCAGAGTTTCCTAAAACTGCACGTTTTATAATGACATTGCAATTTATAACATATAACCCTCTTTGCAATCCAATAATATATGgactaaaaatgaaagaaatctctAAAAACCTCAAAAGGTTGTTCTCTTGA
- the LOC101464397 gene encoding olfactory receptor 6N2-like: MDEVLNATYLTLDGYVEVNKYRYVYFFIFFILYSLIICSNSTIVYIIWIHKNLHEPMYTFIAALLLNCVLYSTTVYPKLLIDFLSEKQVTTYSACLFQFFMFYTLGSSEFFLLAAMAYDRYVAICKPLQYQTIMSKTTVSIFLAVAWLVPVCHIAVLTAGSAEATLCNFNLKGIFCNNAVYTLQCVKSRLITVFGVVALIDLVILPMLFIVFTYSNIFILTYQSCKDVRKKALETCLPHLLVLFSFSCLSIYDVSIARVESDFPKTARLIMTLQIVLYHPLLNPFIYGLKMKEISKQLKRFFYHAKIISCINSEC, from the coding sequence ATGGATGAGGTGTTAAATGCTACATATTTAACTCTAGATGGGTATGTTGAAGTTAACAAGTACagatatgtttattttttcattttctttatattATATAGTTTAATAATCTGCAGTAATTCTACTATTGTGTACATAATCTGGATTCATAAAAACCTTCATGAGCCGATGTACACTTTCATTGCTGCTTTGCTGCTGAACTGTGTTCTTTACAGCACAACTGTTTACCCCAAACTGCTGATTGACTTTTTATCTGAAAAACAAGTCACAACATATTCAGCCTGTCTCTTtcagttttttatgttttacactttAGGCAGTTCAGAGTTCTTTCTCTTGGCAGCCATGGCCTATGACAGATATGTGGCTATTTGTAAACCTCTGCAATATCAAACTATCATGAGTAAAACCACTGTGAGTATTTTCTTGGCTGTAGCATGGCTTGTACCTGTTTGTCACATTGCAGTCTTAACAGCTGGGAGTGCTGAAGCAACattgtgtaactttaacttaaaaggaatattttgtaataatgcAGTTTACACTCTTCAGTGTGTCAAGTCACGATTAATTACTGTATTTGGAGTAGTTGCTTTAATAGATCTTGTAATATTACCTATGCTCTTCATAGTTTTTACATACTCAAACATTTTTATCCTCACTTATCAAAGCTGTAAAGACGTGAGGAAGAAAGCTTTGGAGACCTGTTTACCCCATTTGTTAGTTTTATTTAGCTTCTCCTGTTTAAGTATCTATGATGTAAGCATAGCTCGAGTAGAATCAGATTTTCCCAAAACTGCGCGATTAATAATGACATTACAAATAGTGCTCTATCATCCATTGCTTAATCCATTCatttatgggctcaaaatgaAGGAAATTTCTAAACAGCTAAAAAGATTTTTCTATCATGCTAAAATCATTTCATGTATTAACTCTGAATGCTAA